TCAGAAGGAGAGTAACTTTTAGTGGAGGGGTGGCTTCTTTTCCTGAAGATGTCGCCGTTTTAAATTCGCTTGATGATTTAATTGAAATAGCCGACGAGAGATTGTATACGGCAAAGAGATTAGGTAAGAACAGGATAATTTGGTATTAAGGAAAAATCCCCGGCACCTTCTAACTAACCGGGGATTTCATCTTTCACGTCTTCGTAAGATTTATAACTCTCATCAGAAAGAATAGAGTCAATAAACTTGTCTATGTCTTCTTTCTCCAAAAATGTTCCTGTTAAAAGACGACCTGTATATTGGTCTGCTTTAATTTCCCAGAACATGTAGAAATCTGGATAAATAGCTTTTATCTTTTTGTACGCAACGCCATACTTTGAAGGCTTTTCCGGGTTTTGTTCAAGGAAAAAGTGAGAAGGGGAAACTACTATTCTCAGTAATTCTACGCCTGTTTTCGTAACTATCTTCTGTAACCTTAGTTCTTTACTTTCTTTTACTCTCATCTCTGCTGACACTCCTTGCATAAGAAGTAGTCTGTAGCTGTTTCAGGGATTTCTTCCGCTTTCACAGGATGACCGATTTTCTTAGGTTTTACGCCTTTAGGTGGAGGCGTTTTAAGAGCCTCTCTCCTTGCAGCTATTATGTCTTCACACGTTATGTCCCTTGGTATGTCAAGTATTTGGTTGGGGAAAATCAGGTGAGGATTTTTAATCTTATCAAGGTTGGCTTTATAAATGAGAGGCCACTGCCAAGGGTCTCCATAAATGTAGTCTTTGGAAGCAATTCCCCAAAGAGTATCTCCCTTCTTAACGGTGTAAGTTTTTGGTAGAGCGTTCCACTTTTCAAGCATAGATTCGCACTCGTTAACTTTAGCTTTTACTGCAGCTTCCAGTTCGGATAGCTTCTGCATCAAAGCTTCTCTTTCTGCGATTTCCTGCTGTAGTTGTTTTACTTCTTCCGAAAGCGCTCCATACCTTTCTTCAAGCTCTTTCTTTTTCTCTTCTAACATTGAGAGTTCCTGCTGACACTTTTCAAGCTTTGCCAGTAGCTCTTGGTGTTCTTTCTTCGCTTCTTTGTATGCCTTAATTAGTGATTCCGGGTAGAAAGCAAAATCTGGCGGATATAAAACGTACTCTTCAGTTGGATTTGGGCATCCAGCCTGTGCTACTCCTAATCCTGAAAGCATAACTATTGAAAAAGCGGCGATTAGTTTTCTCATTTGTTACCTCCTGAGTTCCTCTTGTAGCTGTTGAATTTTGCTTATTAACTCATCTTTTGATAGATAGGAAGAGAGCTTTTGAGTTAAAGACTCTTTTTCCTTAGTTAGTGAGTCAATTTGGGAGTTTAGCGATTCTATCTCGCTTTTGAGTTCTTCTTTCTTTTCACAGCAGGAACTTAGTTGTTGCTTTAGCTCCTCGTTCTCTTTTTTAAGTTTCTGATACTTAACAGGCAAGGTGTCCTTCTTCGTTTCTGCTTCTGGCTTTACGGTACACACTCCTGCAAGAGCAACACTGGAGCTTAATGCTATTCCTAAGAACGCTATAGCCAATTTTCTATACATATTCCCTCCAATTAATTGTCTATGTTTAGCTTACTTTTCAGTATAGCATTTACGTTTTAATAGTCAAGCTTTCCAGCTTCGTTTTTCTATCATATAGTAGATTACTGGAATTACCACCAACGTTAACGTGGTGGATGCAAATACACCAAAGAGTAGAGATATAGCTAATCCTTGGAATATAGGGTCAAGCAGAATCACTGCAGCACCAACCATTGCAGCAGCTGCTGTTAGAACAATCGGTCTAAAACGTACTGCTCCTGCTTCAATGATGGAGTCTTTCAATGGTGCGCCTTCTCTCTTTCTCATCAAGATGAAGTCAACTAATATGATGGAGTTTCTTACAACAATTCCTGCAAGGGCTATAAATCCAATCATTGAAGTTGCTGTAAAGTATGCGGTTTTGCCTAAAAGTTTTGACATTATCCAGTGTCCGGGAACTATACCTATCATCGTCAGTGGAATAGGTATCATTATTATCATTGGAATTATGAATGACTGGAACTGACCAACTATTAGTAGATAAATCAGGATTAACGCTACTGCAAAAGCTGCTCCCATGTCTCTAAACGTTTCGTAGGTTATCTGCCATTCGCCGTCCCACTTCATCATAGGTTTAAAGTCGTCTTTCGGCATTGATGGCGGGATAAACGAGTATTTAAGTTTGTAGCCGTCGGGGAGTGGATGTGTAGAGAGGTAGTGGTTTATCTGAAGTATTGGGTATATCGGCGCTTCATACTTTCCTGAAACATCTGCTATGACGTAAGAAACAGGATGTAAGTTTTTGTGGTAGATGGTTTTATCGGCAAGAACTTTTTTGACTTCTACCAGCTCTTTTAGTGGAATGAGCTTCCCTGTTTTACTCATAACTGAGAG
This region of Desulfurobacterium pacificum genomic DNA includes:
- a CDS encoding DUF7132 family protein — its product is MRVKESKELRLQKIVTKTGVELLRIVVSPSHFFLEQNPEKPSKYGVAYKKIKAIYPDFYMFWEIKADQYTGRLLTGTFLEKEDIDKFIDSILSDESYKSYEDVKDEIPG
- a CDS encoding LysM peptidoglycan-binding domain-containing protein; this encodes MRKLIAAFSIVMLSGLGVAQAGCPNPTEEYVLYPPDFAFYPESLIKAYKEAKKEHQELLAKLEKCQQELSMLEEKKKELEERYGALSEEVKQLQQEIAEREALMQKLSELEAAVKAKVNECESMLEKWNALPKTYTVKKGDTLWGIASKDYIYGDPWQWPLIYKANLDKIKNPHLIFPNQILDIPRDITCEDIIAARREALKTPPPKGVKPKKIGHPVKAEEIPETATDYFLCKECQQR